A genomic window from Marinobacter adhaerens HP15 includes:
- a CDS encoding response regulator transcription factor produces the protein MDTILHKENIRVLLIDDHALFADSLSVALRSHDPGFLVTARHDLRGASDFLMSHLVDLIILDLELADESGLGLLGQLKVICGKNLPSVLLCSAHHRPASIAKAFIQGIDGFVSKSQSVEEFYQAARQVLTGNRYCYPAIARQVSKLERSLLMPETKYQFSPRYVEILVLLSEGRTNHEISDELSINLNTLKSYLKDIYSILGVGSRMACVRKAVSEGIIDFV, from the coding sequence GTGGACACAATACTACACAAAGAAAACATTCGCGTTTTACTAATCGATGATCATGCCCTTTTTGCAGACAGCTTGTCAGTAGCTCTGCGCAGCCATGACCCAGGGTTTTTGGTAACAGCCAGGCACGATCTAAGGGGTGCTTCCGACTTTTTGATGTCGCACCTCGTCGATTTGATCATCCTTGATCTCGAGCTTGCGGACGAATCAGGGTTGGGTCTCTTAGGTCAGCTTAAAGTAATCTGCGGCAAGAACTTACCTTCAGTATTACTGTGTTCGGCCCATCATCGCCCCGCCAGTATCGCCAAAGCGTTTATTCAGGGCATCGATGGTTTCGTATCCAAATCACAATCCGTTGAAGAGTTTTATCAAGCAGCCAGACAAGTTCTCACTGGTAATCGATACTGCTACCCTGCCATTGCTCGTCAAGTTTCAAAGCTTGAACGTTCTCTCTTAATGCCAGAAACAAAGTACCAATTTTCACCACGCTACGTTGAGATTTTGGTCTTGTTATCAGAAGGACGAACCAATCACGAAATCTCCGACGAACTGTCGATAAACCTCAATACCCTGAAATCATACCTAAAGGACATTTACAGTATCCTCGGCGTCGGTTCTAGAATGGCCTGTGTAAGAAAAGCGGTTTCAGAAGGGATCATCGACTTTGTTTGA
- a CDS encoding alpha/beta hydrolase family protein translates to MKIWLVLVVLFGIAGCGGSESSGETTNNESDATEPVIGEKEPETERPQSNRLLPTTPVDLDIRCDNAPAGSKVWTECETTNFARTLEAPVEQLLTPFLRRFVDQSLINLGEFAERSIADPSWLLSLSLNESLFPLSLTLNSPVTPLCATYGLPCTGDPFRYREAEGPDGRLFYETEADVTDVVFYDRQCARLSGKMWIPKGASANNKVPTIVITNGSVQAPQTAYTWAAQELVRAGYAVLTYDPRGQGRSDLFTPLLQQGGNLNPRVFWEGQVDAIDFFRSTPDKPYPHQESCEESGAASALAFNPEWFRFDHSRLGIAGHSLGAIGVSVVQGYGASGAEPWPGLIDEENPVDAVVAWDSLITPSGDGLTTASNLQLPAPLYDVLLLAITQGTLPNFAPRVPAMSFFADYGFAPLPYLTPPDPEGGKVAFNAWRSAGVPVYALGFQGTTHFDFSLLPLFPASSWCPDVAAKACVGGWGRPSITHYTVAWFDRWLKEPEEAGYANADFRLIDDARIGGADRMSFHYQSARSYPDRSGVQQECGNIRAGCLE, encoded by the coding sequence ATGAAAATTTGGCTGGTTTTGGTGGTGCTATTTGGGATCGCCGGTTGTGGTGGCTCTGAATCCAGTGGTGAAACCACGAACAATGAGAGCGATGCCACTGAGCCGGTCATTGGCGAGAAAGAGCCTGAAACTGAGCGTCCGCAGTCCAATCGGCTGCTGCCTACGACACCAGTGGATCTCGACATTCGCTGTGATAATGCACCTGCGGGTAGCAAAGTATGGACGGAGTGCGAAACGACAAACTTTGCCAGAACCTTAGAGGCGCCGGTTGAGCAACTTTTGACCCCATTTTTGCGGCGATTTGTCGACCAATCATTGATCAATCTTGGTGAATTTGCCGAAAGATCAATTGCAGATCCCTCGTGGCTGCTATCGTTGTCGTTGAACGAGTCGCTGTTCCCTCTATCACTGACTCTAAATTCTCCCGTAACTCCATTATGCGCGACATACGGATTGCCTTGCACCGGTGACCCTTTCCGTTATAGGGAGGCGGAAGGTCCTGATGGGCGACTTTTCTATGAGACCGAGGCTGATGTTACGGATGTGGTTTTCTATGACCGCCAGTGCGCCCGTTTGTCAGGTAAGATGTGGATACCAAAGGGGGCAAGTGCGAACAACAAGGTTCCAACGATCGTGATAACGAACGGGTCCGTTCAAGCTCCTCAAACAGCGTATACATGGGCTGCTCAGGAACTAGTGAGGGCTGGGTATGCTGTACTAACCTATGACCCTCGCGGTCAGGGACGGTCAGATCTTTTCACACCGCTTTTGCAGCAGGGGGGTAATTTAAACCCCAGGGTGTTTTGGGAAGGTCAGGTAGACGCGATCGATTTTTTTCGCTCAACGCCTGACAAACCATACCCACACCAAGAATCGTGCGAGGAGAGCGGAGCTGCATCGGCCCTAGCATTTAATCCTGAATGGTTTCGGTTTGATCACTCGCGATTAGGGATTGCAGGACATTCATTGGGCGCTATCGGTGTATCTGTTGTCCAAGGGTACGGAGCTTCGGGGGCTGAACCTTGGCCTGGTTTGATTGATGAAGAGAATCCAGTTGATGCGGTCGTTGCTTGGGACAGTTTGATCACGCCGTCTGGTGATGGACTGACGACGGCCTCAAATTTGCAATTACCCGCCCCGCTTTACGACGTGCTGCTTCTGGCAATCACACAGGGTACGCTGCCGAACTTCGCACCTCGAGTACCCGCGATGTCTTTTTTTGCTGACTACGGGTTTGCGCCGCTCCCTTATTTGACGCCCCCAGACCCTGAGGGTGGCAAGGTGGCCTTTAACGCTTGGCGCTCTGCTGGTGTTCCCGTCTATGCGCTGGGCTTTCAAGGAACTACTCATTTCGACTTTTCTTTACTCCCGTTGTTTCCAGCATCCTCATGGTGCCCGGATGTAGCAGCAAAGGCCTGTGTTGGCGGGTGGGGACGACCTTCGATTACTCACTATACTGTGGCTTGGTTTGATCGTTGGCTAAAGGAGCCTGAAGAGGCGGGCTATGCGAATGCTGATTTCCGACTCATTGATGATGCTCGAATTGGCGGAGCAGATCGTATGAGTTTCCATTATCAGTCTGCGCGTTCGTATCCAGATCGTTCTGGTGTGCAACAGGAATGTGGGAATATCCGAGCAGGCTGTCTTGAATAA
- a CDS encoding tyrosine-type recombinase/integrase, translating into MTNFKGFPIIDAASHLDRQIQEGGYPAVRNAIGSLSVNSEQALRDLEVSLQYLSDYSAVPGTYNRFRSEVQRFLNYLWVVSERTLVHVDSQVVTSYFKFLKTPPASWVAPSIFSGFQNNQGSRAINPRWRPFTNQRSKAKRYEASSVSLQSSRTALTSYFRFLRQHQIISGDPFLEVRRRNTRAKPSTVLNQQENTVRRYTDWQWSYIRNTLEQSANVNSYFERHLFIIITMKTLFLRISELSVRFIDGQIRLPVFSDFKQQVQHGEEFWVYTTLGKGDKKRSITCPDEYIPYIKRWRSHIGCPSPLPLPGEHGAILPSRRGGGLGSRQIQRICEEGIMLAVQQMTADGFLDEASQLAAIASETHYLRHTGASQAIEGGANIRHISEELGHSSAGFTEQIYVNADQRKRRSSGRKRAI; encoded by the coding sequence ATGACAAATTTTAAGGGTTTCCCCATTATTGACGCTGCATCTCACCTGGATCGCCAAATTCAGGAGGGTGGTTATCCCGCAGTGCGCAATGCCATTGGGAGTCTATCTGTTAATTCCGAGCAAGCGCTTCGGGATTTGGAAGTAAGTCTCCAATATCTCAGTGATTACTCAGCAGTCCCGGGAACCTACAATCGATTTCGAAGCGAAGTTCAAAGATTTTTGAACTACCTGTGGGTAGTTTCAGAGCGCACGCTTGTTCACGTCGACTCACAAGTTGTCACCAGCTACTTCAAATTTTTAAAAACGCCTCCAGCTTCATGGGTCGCGCCGAGCATTTTTTCGGGATTTCAAAACAACCAAGGAAGCCGAGCAATCAACCCTCGCTGGAGACCGTTCACAAATCAGCGATCAAAAGCCAAACGATACGAAGCAAGTTCAGTCAGCTTACAGTCATCAAGAACGGCCTTAACGAGTTATTTTCGGTTCCTACGCCAACATCAGATTATCTCGGGAGATCCATTCCTAGAGGTTCGTCGCCGAAACACTCGGGCAAAACCAAGTACCGTTCTCAATCAACAAGAAAATACTGTCCGTCGCTACACCGATTGGCAATGGTCTTACATACGGAACACACTAGAACAGTCCGCGAACGTGAATTCGTATTTTGAACGCCATTTATTCATCATAATAACAATGAAAACCTTGTTCCTACGAATCAGTGAGTTATCCGTTCGATTCATTGATGGCCAAATTCGACTGCCCGTATTTTCGGATTTCAAGCAACAGGTACAACATGGAGAAGAATTCTGGGTATACACCACGTTAGGTAAAGGTGACAAAAAGCGCTCAATAACATGTCCAGATGAGTATATCCCATATATAAAACGATGGCGTTCCCATATCGGGTGTCCCTCTCCCCTTCCGTTACCTGGAGAACACGGTGCAATCCTTCCATCAAGGCGTGGCGGAGGATTAGGTTCGCGGCAGATTCAGCGCATCTGCGAAGAGGGCATTATGCTGGCGGTTCAACAAATGACAGCGGATGGCTTCCTCGACGAGGCAAGCCAACTTGCAGCGATAGCCTCAGAGACTCATTATTTAAGGCACACCGGTGCTAGCCAAGCCATCGAGGGTGGAGCGAATATACGACACATCTCCGAAGAGCTCGGTCACTCGAGCGCAGGATTTACTGAGCAAATTTATGTCAATGCTGATCAACGTAAACGTCGTTCCTCAGGCCGCAAACGTGCCATCTGA
- a CDS encoding metallophosphoesterase, producing MKLFINALWVSFFLILAGCGGSGDGSNEPPGNDQNPGVTPEPAPDPEPAPTPVATTQFIAMGDSGSGSPGQFAVGESMAAVCELKSVETGPCEFVLGFGDNIYEDGATSVEDAQFIEKFEKPFEPMGNTPFYMVLGNHDNTGYVGGDGANNSRGDIQVDYHYEGNSPRWNMPSRFYAFDTNGIPSVQMPRTRDGKPLINVVSLDSNPIASTLADADSKYSWQNYGMNQLVWAQDELLSSEALFNIAMAHHPYLSNGFHGNAGNYDFIPSFILPVISGQRWKDFIEEAVCDYADFIMTGHDHDLQLLEPVESCGRTRFVVSGAAGKMRSLTDENRNNAMFQQGDTYGFFWVQASESDPETGTPAQMCFEAYTVDEDVEGFGVVNDAGQLTPAHTQCMAKADPMGIGRGKDFSGAPISMPVPLTNGDQFDQSFTGPLKTFREELVSGLNTYNMANPNPETQQAVAQLINGIDTLLVAIDAAASSMTEGGSESDITQANLAVQAAADRLSAMDTSGLPAPFDRLGDAFDAFSDGFGGVGNNDSGQGLSQDTAFLLGPVVQLAINIDNILDAVDQQAEPVPVLRGVTGLLSTVLRGVGGTLEQVAALDSSGGTDALVGSVNEALNTLVLEVLLLENAPESINQNATLPANFLSDILLTALREVTEQLDRTVLGVVDGLLGRLLSPVTGLLEGILDRLF from the coding sequence ATGAAATTGTTTATAAACGCCCTGTGGGTCAGCTTTTTTCTGATTCTGGCTGGTTGTGGTGGATCGGGCGACGGCTCGAATGAACCACCGGGCAACGACCAGAACCCGGGTGTTACACCTGAACCTGCGCCAGATCCTGAACCTGCACCGACACCCGTTGCCACAACTCAGTTTATTGCGATGGGGGATTCAGGCTCCGGCAGTCCCGGGCAATTCGCGGTTGGCGAATCTATGGCCGCTGTCTGTGAACTAAAAAGTGTCGAGACTGGTCCGTGCGAATTTGTATTAGGCTTCGGTGACAATATTTATGAGGACGGCGCAACATCCGTTGAAGACGCCCAGTTCATCGAAAAATTTGAGAAGCCGTTTGAACCAATGGGAAACACTCCCTTCTACATGGTTCTCGGGAATCACGACAACACCGGCTATGTCGGTGGCGACGGTGCGAACAACAGCCGAGGCGATATCCAGGTCGACTATCACTACGAGGGGAATAGCCCTCGGTGGAATATGCCCAGCCGCTTTTACGCATTCGATACCAACGGCATTCCGAGCGTTCAAATGCCAAGAACTCGCGATGGAAAACCGCTGATCAATGTCGTTTCTCTGGACTCAAATCCTATCGCGTCGACTTTGGCAGATGCCGATTCCAAATACAGTTGGCAAAACTACGGCATGAACCAGCTGGTCTGGGCACAGGATGAGCTGCTGTCCTCTGAGGCCCTTTTCAATATTGCGATGGCTCATCACCCATACCTATCCAACGGTTTCCACGGCAACGCTGGAAATTACGACTTTATTCCTTCGTTCATTCTACCGGTTATATCAGGACAGCGATGGAAAGACTTCATCGAGGAGGCCGTTTGCGATTACGCCGACTTTATCATGACTGGCCATGACCACGATCTTCAGCTTTTGGAGCCTGTGGAGTCCTGCGGAAGAACGCGCTTCGTCGTGAGCGGTGCCGCAGGAAAGATGCGATCGCTTACCGATGAAAACCGCAACAACGCCATGTTCCAGCAGGGGGACACCTACGGCTTTTTCTGGGTGCAGGCATCAGAAAGCGACCCAGAGACTGGAACACCGGCACAGATGTGCTTTGAGGCCTACACCGTTGACGAGGACGTTGAAGGTTTTGGCGTGGTAAATGACGCTGGGCAACTGACACCGGCGCACACCCAGTGCATGGCAAAAGCTGACCCGATGGGCATCGGTCGAGGCAAAGATTTCTCTGGAGCCCCGATCTCAATGCCGGTGCCGCTGACCAACGGTGATCAGTTTGATCAGTCCTTTACCGGGCCTTTAAAAACGTTTCGAGAAGAGCTCGTCAGTGGCCTGAATACTTACAATATGGCGAACCCGAATCCGGAGACGCAGCAGGCGGTTGCGCAACTCATTAATGGAATCGATACGCTGCTCGTTGCCATCGACGCGGCTGCTTCTTCCATGACGGAGGGGGGATCAGAGTCCGACATAACGCAAGCAAACCTCGCCGTTCAGGCGGCCGCTGACCGTTTAAGTGCGATGGACACAAGCGGCCTACCCGCTCCCTTTGATCGCCTCGGCGATGCTTTTGACGCATTCTCCGATGGCTTCGGCGGTGTTGGTAACAACGACTCCGGACAGGGTTTGTCGCAGGACACCGCATTTCTGCTTGGTCCGGTGGTACAGCTCGCCATTAACATCGACAACATACTCGATGCCGTGGACCAACAGGCGGAACCCGTCCCCGTGTTGCGTGGGGTCACCGGTTTGCTTTCGACGGTTCTGCGCGGAGTAGGCGGCACACTCGAACAAGTAGCTGCTCTCGATAGCTCTGGCGGCACAGACGCTCTCGTCGGCAGCGTCAATGAGGCGCTGAATACCCTGGTGCTAGAAGTTCTACTGTTGGAGAACGCGCCGGAATCAATCAACCAAAACGCCACGTTACCGGCTAATTTTCTATCAGATATTCTGTTGACGGCCCTGCGGGAAGTGACCGAGCAACTTGATCGTACTGTGCTCGGCGTAGTCGATGGTTTGCTTGGCAGGCTTCTGTCGCCCGTAACGGGTCTGCTGGAGGGCATACTAGACAGGCTTTTCTAG
- a CDS encoding alkaline phosphatase D family protein: MHDRVIVWTRITPDDPTSETIPVDLIFSKTPEFDNPFVIQTSANAERDFCVKVDVTQLTSNTWYYFAFNCGDATSPIGRTRTFPAEGERTRRARFATVSCSNLPYGHFSVYTALAKVPERDLDFVLHLGDYLYEYEPGNYDDPASVPNRVHEPANEIVSLSDYRTRHGQYKRDPDLQAVHQQYPMICIWDDHEFTNDAFKDGAENHTPATEGDWETRKNRAMRAYFEWMPVREFANDEGRIWRQFQYGDLIDLWMLDTRIEGRDAQASLPFGPERTDESRELISEAQMQWLTSGLANSQARWKMIGQQVMFGQLNIAELPQPDAIAELVPYGTTQQGVNMDQWDGYTSSRNKILDAIEQNEVSNVVIFTGDIHTSWANEIYRNPATLLGDLFDSQSALAVEFVCPAVSSPGFPDGLAEAVAPLLSVTNPHVKYSELKKRGFILMDVDRFGTQAEYHYVTSISDESRKGELESTRKLVKVFATETGRPYRLEQDFLSATRPRTTQTAFLAPPATEAQRRALGEALKMSYSMELYA, from the coding sequence ATGCATGACCGAGTCATCGTTTGGACCAGAATTACACCCGACGACCCTACGTCCGAAACTATTCCGGTCGACTTGATCTTTAGCAAGACGCCGGAATTCGACAACCCATTTGTCATCCAAACCAGTGCGAATGCCGAGCGCGATTTTTGTGTAAAAGTGGATGTAACCCAGTTAACCAGCAACACCTGGTATTACTTTGCCTTTAATTGTGGAGATGCGACATCCCCAATCGGACGGACCCGAACGTTTCCTGCCGAAGGTGAGCGGACGCGACGCGCCCGGTTCGCCACCGTATCGTGTTCAAATCTACCTTATGGTCATTTTTCAGTGTACACCGCGTTGGCAAAAGTTCCTGAGCGAGACCTGGATTTTGTGCTGCACTTGGGAGACTACCTTTACGAATACGAGCCAGGCAATTATGACGACCCAGCCTCGGTTCCCAACCGCGTGCACGAACCTGCTAACGAAATTGTTTCCCTGAGCGACTATCGAACTCGGCACGGACAATACAAAAGGGATCCAGACCTTCAAGCGGTGCATCAACAGTATCCCATGATTTGTATATGGGACGACCATGAGTTCACCAACGACGCATTTAAAGACGGCGCCGAGAATCACACCCCAGCAACAGAAGGCGACTGGGAAACACGAAAAAACCGGGCTATGCGTGCCTATTTCGAATGGATGCCCGTTCGCGAGTTTGCAAATGACGAGGGACGCATCTGGAGGCAGTTTCAATACGGTGATTTAATCGATCTGTGGATGTTAGATACCCGAATTGAAGGTCGCGATGCCCAGGCTTCGTTGCCCTTCGGGCCTGAGCGAACTGATGAATCGCGCGAGTTAATTAGCGAGGCGCAAATGCAGTGGCTTACTTCTGGGCTTGCGAACTCCCAAGCGCGGTGGAAAATGATCGGTCAACAAGTGATGTTCGGGCAACTCAATATTGCGGAACTTCCCCAGCCCGATGCCATTGCGGAATTAGTGCCCTACGGAACGACGCAGCAAGGGGTCAACATGGATCAATGGGATGGATACACATCATCCCGCAACAAAATCCTGGACGCCATTGAACAAAATGAAGTTTCTAACGTCGTCATTTTTACCGGAGACATTCACACCTCTTGGGCCAATGAAATCTATCGAAATCCTGCCACGCTCCTCGGCGACCTATTTGACTCTCAATCAGCGCTGGCCGTTGAATTTGTCTGCCCAGCAGTGTCCTCACCCGGCTTTCCAGATGGGTTGGCTGAAGCGGTTGCGCCTTTGCTCAGCGTTACAAACCCCCATGTTAAATACTCTGAATTGAAAAAACGCGGCTTCATTTTGATGGACGTGGATCGCTTCGGAACGCAAGCGGAATATCATTATGTAACGTCCATTAGCGATGAATCGAGGAAGGGCGAGCTCGAGTCGACGCGCAAGCTTGTCAAAGTCTTCGCCACAGAAACGGGTCGACCATACCGACTTGAGCAGGATTTCCTATCCGCAACTCGTCCCCGCACGACGCAAACCGCCTTTTTGGCACCGCCCGCCACTGAAGCTCAACGCCGAGCGTTAGGCGAGGCACTTAAAATGTCCTATTCCATGGAGCTTTACGCATGA
- a CDS encoding CocE/NonD family hydrolase: MNKKWLNKSLLTAVFVSMVVTGCGGSSSNGANSVTTESPANAAPEELAPDNSEPSPERTVMALGSRATLAQARPVNEHEARNWQSYQRAPTHTHAVTLPADTITLRDGIELFVKVSLPGFSANEPAQGRFPVVLTQTSYNTSVGQFIPELGGANEFLVKRGYAHVVVDVRGTGNSGGNWEAFGEIEQADYLEVVEWVVDQPWAEDSIGVEGISYLGITAILTSQLNHPAIKASFPIVPIGDGYRDIVFTGGNVNATFIPSWMALVSGLGLLPVELLPTSPTAFLQAIPERLTGAVVDFQVPTILKALLGASDTAFDEEFWAVRSPIEKVDSINVPTFIVGGLFDLFQRSEPLWFERLSGRVPVKLLIGPWTHIEAAGIPDDGLPRDGVPTLDQMRLQWFDEYVMGLDTDVEQQPNVTQYILGLERYETTSQWPHPDIQAQRYFLGESGTMTEMLPASESELSTLQQPLNGLCSFSTTQWTAGLTGLLPIPCLEDNRLSELAALKFELDAPAGGLYLNGPMQADLWVSTTAFDVQLSVRIDLVNPNGTTTPVTNGLLTASMNAVDENRSRIIDGEMLQPWHTFRLEDRDPLTPGEIRKVSVEIFPTSVFVEPGQSLRVSINTSNVAQGLAPVLTSLIPSLLGKMTLHLGPDTPSSLVLPVVPSLGD; encoded by the coding sequence ATGAATAAGAAATGGCTAAACAAATCTCTTTTAACCGCTGTGTTTGTGTCGATGGTAGTAACAGGATGCGGAGGGTCTTCCTCTAACGGAGCAAATTCTGTGACGACCGAATCCCCGGCAAATGCTGCGCCTGAGGAGTTGGCCCCAGATAATTCCGAACCGAGCCCGGAAAGAACCGTCATGGCACTTGGGTCGAGGGCAACTCTCGCACAGGCACGGCCCGTAAACGAGCACGAGGCTCGCAATTGGCAGTCTTATCAAAGGGCACCAACCCACACCCACGCAGTCACGCTGCCCGCAGACACAATCACGTTGAGAGACGGCATTGAGCTCTTCGTGAAAGTATCTTTGCCGGGATTCTCAGCAAATGAGCCAGCACAAGGCCGGTTTCCAGTGGTTCTCACTCAAACCTCGTACAACACATCGGTCGGGCAGTTCATACCAGAATTGGGCGGTGCCAATGAGTTCTTGGTAAAACGGGGCTATGCCCACGTGGTTGTCGACGTCCGAGGAACCGGTAACTCTGGGGGGAACTGGGAAGCGTTTGGTGAAATTGAGCAGGCGGATTACCTTGAGGTGGTAGAGTGGGTAGTGGACCAACCATGGGCTGAAGACAGCATCGGCGTTGAAGGTATTTCATATCTGGGTATTACTGCGATTCTCACTTCACAGCTTAATCACCCGGCGATTAAAGCATCATTTCCCATTGTGCCAATCGGGGACGGCTACCGAGATATTGTATTTACCGGTGGGAACGTGAACGCCACATTCATACCCTCTTGGATGGCGCTTGTGTCTGGACTGGGCCTTTTGCCTGTTGAGTTGTTACCGACGAGCCCAACGGCATTCCTTCAGGCCATACCAGAGCGTCTCACCGGTGCGGTAGTGGACTTCCAGGTGCCGACTATCCTAAAAGCCTTACTCGGTGCGTCGGATACCGCTTTTGATGAAGAGTTTTGGGCCGTCAGGTCACCCATCGAAAAAGTAGACAGTATCAACGTACCCACGTTTATTGTGGGCGGTCTTTTCGATTTGTTTCAACGAAGCGAACCATTGTGGTTCGAACGGTTGAGCGGGAGAGTCCCTGTCAAATTGCTTATAGGTCCGTGGACGCATATAGAAGCGGCGGGGATACCAGACGACGGTTTACCACGTGATGGCGTTCCAACACTGGATCAGATGCGGCTGCAATGGTTTGATGAGTACGTCATGGGATTGGATACCGACGTAGAACAGCAGCCAAACGTTACGCAGTACATTCTAGGTCTCGAAAGGTATGAAACCACCAGTCAGTGGCCCCACCCTGATATTCAAGCACAACGGTATTTTTTAGGTGAATCTGGAACCATGACGGAGATGCTTCCGGCAAGCGAGTCAGAGTTGTCCACGCTGCAACAGCCTCTCAATGGGTTATGCAGTTTCAGTACAACGCAATGGACGGCCGGTCTGACGGGATTACTGCCTATTCCATGCCTGGAGGATAACCGTTTATCGGAATTGGCAGCTCTAAAATTCGAACTGGATGCGCCAGCCGGAGGCCTGTACCTCAACGGTCCAATGCAGGCTGACCTTTGGGTTTCGACGACCGCATTTGATGTTCAGTTATCCGTACGGATTGACTTGGTAAATCCCAATGGAACGACGACTCCGGTGACCAATGGGCTACTGACCGCTAGCATGAATGCGGTCGACGAGAATCGATCACGCATCATCGATGGCGAAATGCTTCAACCGTGGCACACCTTCCGGTTAGAGGACCGAGACCCTTTGACGCCTGGTGAAATCCGAAAGGTATCGGTGGAAATTTTCCCAACGAGTGTTTTCGTCGAGCCAGGCCAGTCCCTGCGAGTGTCGATTAATACGAGCAATGTTGCACAGGGCCTTGCCCCGGTATTGACGTCGCTGATCCCATCGCTCCTTGGAAAAATGACCCTGCATCTCGGACCGGATACACCTTCCAGCCTTGTTTTACCGGTCGTGCCCAGTTTGGGAGATTAA
- a CDS encoding hyalin, with protein MDKNTLALAIALLSGSVLVGCNGSSNNNPVTDTPPTADDDGNDGNNSDSGILVFAASDSGGSVVQPRGVTALAAAPSEFLYKTDGTPDGTIKIVDDNGNGFEVGRFGSGYMAELDGTFYFAGKDSNGDVELWATDGTGAGTERVADIYPNGNGQPHNMVPAAGKLFMNAVVDGFGRELVVYDPVSGNKQVLSSNINGSPTSNTSPTSLTSVDDGLFFFDRAAGDIYFTDGTLAGTAKIATNNDTTNDPNSSLAKYPELIEDGDWLGYNGKLLFTGRFNVLDAETRLYELDRNGVIKEISFDDGGNTVRLDITQNVVASNGKVYFVADSTAGLHIFEYDGSTVTNLTTREGSRPYQQNLTGTSLGVFMPVERRDSGVDPYLFYVGNTGGSTGIGGALRGPTGRANSFSLAFNLVDVDGTVFFTATAEGSGGADFGIELWKTDGNNPGTQLVKDINDQTAGADSVPSPLIPIAYQVPPTVTGSLEGKYFFFANDGSQGFEPWVSDGTEQGTILLKDINPGAASSLFD; from the coding sequence ATGGACAAAAATACTCTTGCCTTGGCGATTGCGCTACTGAGTGGTTCAGTCTTAGTGGGCTGTAATGGTTCATCAAACAATAACCCGGTCACTGATACTCCTCCCACCGCCGACGATGACGGAAACGACGGAAATAATTCTGATAGCGGAATTTTGGTTTTTGCAGCGTCAGATAGTGGTGGTTCAGTGGTACAGCCAAGAGGGGTCACAGCCCTCGCTGCAGCCCCGAGCGAGTTTCTGTATAAAACCGACGGTACCCCTGACGGTACGATCAAAATTGTCGATGACAACGGCAACGGTTTTGAAGTTGGGCGTTTTGGCAGCGGTTACATGGCGGAGCTGGACGGCACGTTCTACTTCGCGGGCAAAGATAGCAATGGCGATGTGGAACTCTGGGCCACTGACGGAACCGGCGCGGGCACGGAGCGTGTGGCGGATATCTATCCCAATGGCAATGGTCAGCCACACAATATGGTGCCGGCGGCTGGAAAATTGTTTATGAATGCAGTGGTCGATGGCTTTGGCCGCGAGCTGGTGGTTTACGACCCCGTTTCCGGAAATAAACAAGTGCTGTCGTCAAATATCAATGGAAGCCCAACAAGCAACACGTCTCCAACGTCTTTGACTTCTGTGGATGACGGTTTGTTCTTTTTTGATAGAGCTGCCGGCGATATCTACTTCACTGATGGTACGTTAGCCGGGACGGCGAAGATCGCGACCAACAACGACACGACTAACGACCCGAACAGTTCGCTGGCGAAATATCCGGAACTCATTGAAGATGGTGATTGGCTGGGCTACAACGGCAAGCTTCTGTTTACCGGACGCTTCAATGTACTCGATGCAGAAACCCGTCTTTACGAGCTTGATCGGAATGGCGTTATCAAGGAAATTTCGTTCGATGATGGCGGCAACACAGTAAGGCTGGATATCACCCAGAATGTGGTGGCCAGCAACGGCAAGGTGTATTTCGTGGCGGACTCGACTGCTGGTCTGCATATTTTCGAGTATGACGGCAGTACAGTGACTAACCTCACTACCAGAGAGGGCAGCCGTCCTTATCAACAAAATCTAACAGGCACCTCACTAGGTGTGTTTATGCCTGTGGAAAGGCGCGACTCTGGAGTGGATCCGTATCTTTTCTACGTGGGTAACACTGGCGGCTCGACAGGGATCGGTGGAGCTCTGCGCGGCCCGACGGGTAGAGCAAATTCCTTTTCTCTAGCTTTTAACCTAGTGGATGTGGACGGCACGGTCTTCTTCACAGCAACAGCCGAGGGTTCTGGCGGCGCTGATTTCGGCATCGAGCTCTGGAAAACCGACGGTAACAACCCGGGAACCCAGCTAGTCAAAGATATCAACGACCAGACGGCTGGCGCAGACTCCGTACCTTCTCCGCTGATTCCGATTGCGTACCAGGTGCCGCCAACTGTCACGGGATCGCTCGAAGGCAAGTACTTCTTTTTTGCAAATGATGGCAGTCAGGGCTTTGAGCCATGGGTGTCCGATGGTACAGAACAGGGCACGATTCTCCTCAAGGATATCAATCCCGGAGCTGCTTCTAGTCTCTTCGACTAA